The following DNA comes from Alienimonas californiensis.
CGAACCGGGACGGCGGGAACGGGACGATTCGAGCGTACGACGCGGCCGACGCCGTTCCAGCGTCGGGCGGTCTCTCGGCGACGGGCCTCCTCCCCGCTACCATCCCCCGCCGCCCCGACCGATTCTGCTTTCCAAAGCCCCGCCCGTGCCGGACGACTTCGCCCCCCGCCGCCCGCTGTTTCAGTCCGACGAGGACGCGACGCTCTCCCCGGAGGAAGTGGCCCTGCTGGAGGAGGGCTACGAGGCCGCCGTCGACGCCGTGCGGCGGAACGTCACCCCGGCCGGGTTCTCCGCCTGCTCCCTGACGGACAACACCGTCTACGGGACCGACGTGAACTACCGCAGCGTCTGGGCCCGGGACGGGGCGAAGACGATCTGCTGGACGCTGGACCTCGACCCCGAAGAGCACCCGGACATCGACGCCTGCCAGCGGGCGACGTTGGAGACGCTGTTGGGCCACACCGCCGAGAACGGTCACGTGCCCTGCAACGTGACGATCGACGACGGTCGGCCGGAGTTCACCGGGGTGGGCGGGATCGCCTCGATCGACGCCGGGCTGTGGGTCGTCATCGCCCTGCGGGCCTACTGCGCCGCCCGCAACGACTGGTCGCTGGCGGAGAAACACCGCGAGAAGCTGGCGACGATGATGGCGTGGCTCGCCGCCCAGGACAGCAACGGCGACGGCCTGCTGGAGATTCCCGAGGCCGGCGACTGGACCGACCTGTTCGCCCGCAACTACCACGTGCTGTACGACGAAGTGCTGTGGTTCCGCTGCCTGCGGTGCTACGGCGAGATTCTCGAGCGGTTCGGCGACGCCGACGGCGCCGAAAAATACCGCAACTGGGGCAAACGGGTCGGCGGGCTGATCCTCAAAAACTTCTGGCCCAGCACCTCTCGTGCGGAGCCGCCGGAGGACCCCAACCCCCTGCACAACGTGCCGCTGCCCAGTTTCGCCGACGCCCAGTTCGCCCTGGGCGACGCGCGGTATCTGGTCGCGGAGGTCTCCCCGTTCGCCTTTAGTTGGCGCTGCGACGTCTACGCCAACCTGCTGGCATATATCACCGGCCTGGTCGATAAAGACCGCGCCCTGATGACCTTCCGCTTCCTGTGGGGCGTGGGCGTCTCCGACCCCTGGCCGGTGGAGAACCTTTACCCCGTCGTGCAGAGCGGCGACCGGGAGTGGAAGGACTATTTCACCGTCAACCTGCTCAACCTCCCACACCACTACCACAACGGCGGGATCTGGCCGTTCGTGGGCGGGCTGTGGTGCCGATATATCCATAAGCTCGGCATGAAGGACCTGGCGAAACGGGAACTCGTCAAGCTGGCCGAGTGCTGCAAACTGGGCGTGGGTCGGGAGTGGGAGTTCAACGAATGGCACCACGGCCAGACCGGCCGGCCGATGGGCAAGGCCTATCAGGCCTGGAGCGCCGCCAGCTTCGTGAAGGCCTGTCACTCCCTGCACGTCGACCCGGAACACGCCACCCTGACGTGAGCGGGAACACGAGGGGAAAGAGGCGAGGCGTCAGTAAATCCGCATCGCCCCCGTCGCTGACGCCTTACGCCGTTCTCCTCGCCCCTCCCCCATGCTCACCGAACACGTCCTCTGGTATATCGTCGTCGGGCTGCTGACGGCGTCGATGGGTCTGCTCGCCCCGTTGCTGAAGCGGCCGTGGATCTCCGCGCCGCAATTGCACATGGCGGCGGGGTTGGGGATCGGCCCGCTGGGGCTGGGGCTGATCTCGCTGGAGTGGACCCGCGACGTGGCGCTGTTGGAGGTGCTCAGCGAGGTCGCCGTGATCGTCTCGCTGTACGCGGCGGGAATGAAAATGCGGCTGCCCATTCGGGACCGCCGGTGGATCACCCCCGTGGTGTTGGCCTCGCTGACGATGATCGCCACCGTCGCGCTGGTCACGGGGATCGGCAACGTGATGCTGAGCCTGCCCTTCTCCGCGGCGCTGCTGCTGGCCGCCGTGCTGGCCCCCACCGACCCGGTGCTGGCGGACGAGGTGCAGTTGGAGGACGCCGAGGACTACGACCGCCTCCGCCTCGCCCTCACCGGGGAGGCCGGCTTCAACGACGGCACCGCCTTCCCCCTCGTGCTGCTGGCCGTCGGCCTGATCGGCCAGATCATCGACAAGGAACTGCACCCGCTGGGCGAGGGGCTGTGGCGCTGGCTGGCGGTGGACTGCCTGTGGAAGATCGGCGGCGGGCTGGTCTTCGGCGTCCTCGCCGGTCGGGCGTTCGGCTGGCTGATCCTGCTCTGTCGCAAGCGGCTGAAGCCGGGCCCCGGCGCCGAGGAACTGCTCACCCTGGGTCTGATCGGGCTGACCTACGGGCTGGCGTTGCTGATCGACACCTACGCCTTCCTCGCCGTGTTCGCCGGCGCCGTGGCGCTGCGGGGGCTGGAGATGAACCAGCCGGAAACCGCCGACGGCCCCGGACCGGCGGAGGGCACGGAGGACACGCCGCCCGAACAGGAACTGGTCCGCGAGCAGACCCGCGTGGCGGACGCGCTGGAGCGGGTCGTGCAGCTCTTTCTGGCGGTGGTGATCGGGCTGCTGCTTTCCCCGGCCCGCGTCACCGACTGGCGGGCGTGGCTGTTCGCCGCGGCGGTGCTGTTCGCGGCCCGGCCGCTCGCGGTCTACGCGACGACCTGGTTCTGCGACCTCACCGGCCCGCAGCGCGGATTGACCGCTTGGTTCGGCATCCGGGGGATCGGCACGATCTATTACCTCTCGCACGCCTTCGGGCTGGGCATTTCCGAAGCGCTGCCGGACACCTCCGACTTCCTGGCGAATTGCGCGATCCTCACGATCGCCGCCAGCGTGCTGCTGCACGGCTTCACCGCGACCCCGCTAATGAACTGGTACTCCCGGCGCCACGCCGACGCCCCCGACGATCACCGCGGGGACGACCCGGGCAGGGACGACCCGGGCGGGCGGGGCTGAGCTTCCCCGAAGCTCATCCCCGGCGGCGCCATCAGGAACGGCCCCTGTCGCGCCGGATGCGGAGCCAGTAGGGTCGGCCCTGTTCTTTCCTCGAACGAGCAGCGCCTCCGATGGCCGCCCGCGCGCAAAAGCGCATTTTAATGATCTCCACCCACGGCTACGTCGCCGCGGAGCCCGAATTCGGCAAGCCGGACACCGGCGGACAGGTCGTTTACGTGCTGGAGTTGTCCAAGCACCTCGCCCGCCTGGGTTATCAAGTCGATATCGCCACCCGGCGATTTGAAGATCAGCCCGCGATCGAAGAGGTGGACGAACGCGTCCGCGTGCTGCGATTCGCCTGCGGCGGAAACGATTTCATTCCGAAGGAAATTCTGTGCAACCACATCCCCGAATGGGTGCAGAACGCCGCCGCTTACTTTGCGGAAGAGGGACTGACCTACCAGTTCATTAACTCCCACTACTGGGACGCCGGGCTCGCGGGACAGGCCCTGAGCAACCGGCTCGCCGTGCCGCACCTGTTCACGCCGCACAGCATCGGGGCGTGGAAGCAGTCGCAGATGGACGGCGACCCGGCGGAGCTGGAAAAGAAATACAACTTCGCCCACCGCATCCGCGAGGAGAAGACGGTCTTCGACGAGTGCGACGTCGTGATCGCCACCACCGGTCAGCAATACGACCTGATTACCGGCCACGATTACGACACCCCGCCCGGCAAGGTCGCCGTCATCCCCCCGGGTTACGACGACACCCGCTTCTTCCCCGTCTCCCGGGCCTCCCGCAACGCGCTGAAGGAAGAGTACGACGCCAGCGGCCCCACGGTGATGGCTCTGGGTCGGCTGGCCCGCAATAAGGGCTACGACCTGCTGCTCAAGGCGATGCCCGCGGTGTTCGACCGGGTGAAGGACGCCAAGCTGATCCTCGCCGTCGGCTCGGACGAATTGAACGAGCAGGAAAAGGAGCTCCAGGCCGAACTGGAGGAGATCGCCGCGGACCTCGGCATCGAAGACCGCGTCGAGTTCCGCGGTTACGTGCCGGACGATCAGCTCGCGGATTATTACCGCATCGCGGACGTCTTCGCCCTGTGCAGCCGGTACGAACCCTTCGGCATGACCGCCGTCGAGGCGATGGCCGTCGGCACCCCCACGGTCGTCACCACCGAGGGCGGCCTGTGGCCGCTGCTGGTCTGGGGCCTCGAAGCCCTTTACGCCAACCCGTTCGATCCCGACGCCTACGGCCACGCCATCGCCCAGATCCTCACCCACGAGCGGGTCAGCGATCAGTTGGCGAAGTACGGTTCGCAGAAGGCCCGGGCGAAGTTCACTTGGACCGGCGTCGCCCAGCAGGTCCTGAACCTGCTGGATCAGGTCGACGACCCTGCGGAGCAGGAAACCGCCGCCTCCGTGGGGCTGGGCAAATACGCCGCCGCGGCGCCGCCGCTGCTCGCCACGGAGACGACCGACCGCGAGCGGCCGGGAGCGGGCGCCTCCCCCGTCGAGGCCGCCATGCCAGCGGAGCCGGTGCTGGAGGCGATCGCGTGAGCGGCGCAGGCCCCGCCCCTGACAATGCCCACGCTCCCCGGTTGGACTGGCTGCTGATTTCCGACGTGGACGGCACCCTGCTGGGGCCGGACCACGCCGACGCCGCCAGCGCCGACGCGGCCGCCCTCCGCGACTTCGCGGCGTTCTATACGGAACGCCGCGAACGGGGGGAGTTGGGGCTGGTCCTCAGCAGCGGGCGGTTCGCCGCCAGCGTGCTGGAGAGCGTCGCCGCCACCGATCTGCCCACCCCCGACGCCGTCATCGGCGGCGTCGGCACGGAGATCTTCGTTCGGGATCACCTCGGCG
Coding sequences within:
- a CDS encoding cation:proton antiporter, with the translated sequence MLTEHVLWYIVVGLLTASMGLLAPLLKRPWISAPQLHMAAGLGIGPLGLGLISLEWTRDVALLEVLSEVAVIVSLYAAGMKMRLPIRDRRWITPVVLASLTMIATVALVTGIGNVMLSLPFSAALLLAAVLAPTDPVLADEVQLEDAEDYDRLRLALTGEAGFNDGTAFPLVLLAVGLIGQIIDKELHPLGEGLWRWLAVDCLWKIGGGLVFGVLAGRAFGWLILLCRKRLKPGPGAEELLTLGLIGLTYGLALLIDTYAFLAVFAGAVALRGLEMNQPETADGPGPAEGTEDTPPEQELVREQTRVADALERVVQLFLAVVIGLLLSPARVTDWRAWLFAAAVLFAARPLAVYATTWFCDLTGPQRGLTAWFGIRGIGTIYYLSHAFGLGISEALPDTSDFLANCAILTIAASVLLHGFTATPLMNWYSRRHADAPDDHRGDDPGRDDPGGRG
- a CDS encoding glycosyltransferase — protein: MAARAQKRILMISTHGYVAAEPEFGKPDTGGQVVYVLELSKHLARLGYQVDIATRRFEDQPAIEEVDERVRVLRFACGGNDFIPKEILCNHIPEWVQNAAAYFAEEGLTYQFINSHYWDAGLAGQALSNRLAVPHLFTPHSIGAWKQSQMDGDPAELEKKYNFAHRIREEKTVFDECDVVIATTGQQYDLITGHDYDTPPGKVAVIPPGYDDTRFFPVSRASRNALKEEYDASGPTVMALGRLARNKGYDLLLKAMPAVFDRVKDAKLILAVGSDELNEQEKELQAELEEIAADLGIEDRVEFRGYVPDDQLADYYRIADVFALCSRYEPFGMTAVEAMAVGTPTVVTTEGGLWPLLVWGLEALYANPFDPDAYGHAIAQILTHERVSDQLAKYGSQKARAKFTWTGVAQQVLNLLDQVDDPAEQETAASVGLGKYAAAAPPLLATETTDRERPGAGASPVEAAMPAEPVLEAIA
- a CDS encoding amylo-alpha-1,6-glucosidase, with amino-acid sequence MPDDFAPRRPLFQSDEDATLSPEEVALLEEGYEAAVDAVRRNVTPAGFSACSLTDNTVYGTDVNYRSVWARDGAKTICWTLDLDPEEHPDIDACQRATLETLLGHTAENGHVPCNVTIDDGRPEFTGVGGIASIDAGLWVVIALRAYCAARNDWSLAEKHREKLATMMAWLAAQDSNGDGLLEIPEAGDWTDLFARNYHVLYDEVLWFRCLRCYGEILERFGDADGAEKYRNWGKRVGGLILKNFWPSTSRAEPPEDPNPLHNVPLPSFADAQFALGDARYLVAEVSPFAFSWRCDVYANLLAYITGLVDKDRALMTFRFLWGVGVSDPWPVENLYPVVQSGDREWKDYFTVNLLNLPHHYHNGGIWPFVGGLWCRYIHKLGMKDLAKRELVKLAECCKLGVGREWEFNEWHHGQTGRPMGKAYQAWSAASFVKACHSLHVDPEHATLT